In Acidimicrobiia bacterium, the sequence CACCGAGCGAGGTGTTGCCGCTGGTCGACTTGACCTCGAACACGCCCTCGCCGATCTCGAGGATCGACACGTCGAAGGTGCCGCCGCCGAGGTCGTAGACGAGGATCGTCTGATCCTGCTCCGCCTTGTCGAGTCCGTAGGCGAGGGCGGCCGCCGTGGGCTCGTTGATGATGCGCAGCACCTCGAGCCCGGCGATCTGGCCGGCCTCTTTGGTTGCCTGGCGCTGGGCGTCGCCGAAGTAGGCGGGGACGGTGATCACCGCCTGGGTGACCTCGCCGCCCAAATACGCCTCGGCGTCCCGCTTCAGCTTCTGGAGGATGCGGGCGCTGATCTCCTGGGGGTTGTAGTCCTTGCCGTCGGCCTCGAAGGACCAGTCTTCGCCCATGTGGCGCTTCACCGACCGGATCGTTCGATCCGGGTTGGTGATGGCCTGGCGCTTGGCCACCTCGCCGACCAGTACCTCGCCCCCCTTGGAGAAGGCGACGACGGACGGCGTGGTGCGGTGCCCCTCGGCGTTAGCGATGACGGTGGGCTCGCCACCCTCGAATACGGCGACCACGCTGTTGGTGGTTCCGAGGTCGATCCCTACGGCTCGTGACATGAATGCGCTCCTTCTCGTCGGGAGGCGATCTGAGGATCCTCCGCGATCAAGTTCTTAGTCAGTACGGAGAGTAGAACCTGAGTGGGGCTATATCAATTCCCAAGAGTGTGAGTGGCACGCTGTTCTCGGGGGGAGGCACTGGCGATCGGCTCAGGCCTGGTCGGATACGATGCGCCACCTTGGGCGAGATCACCGACCGATCAGTGAGTGACCACGGCGCCGGGTGGCCACAAGCCGTTCTCGTGGTCCTGCTGCTGTATCTGTTCCTGATCGGCGTGAAGGCATTGGAGTCGGGGATCAACGGGCTCGGATCGGGGTTCACCGATGCACTCTTCGAGGGCGTCAGTCATCCGCTCGCCGGCCTGTCCGTGGGCATCCTCGGCACGGTGCTGGTGCAGTCGTCGTCGGTGAGCACGGCGACCATCGTTGGTCTGGTCGGTGCCGGGACGCTCGGATTCGAGGCGGCGATCCGGGTGATCGCCCACCTGATGAACATTCTGACGTCGCTGGTGATGCCGATCGACCGGCTGGACTACTACGACGAGAAGAAGGCCGATCGCGAGTAGCGCACCACGGCGGCGGCCTAGCCTCGTGACGATGAGCCATCCCTTCGAGCCGCCGATCACTCCGATGGAGGCGAAGGTCCGTGTCGAGCTCCCGAAGGGCGACTGGGCCTACGAACCCAAGTGGGATGGCTTCAGGGCCGTGGCGTGGAGCGAGCCGATCCGGCTCGACAGTCGCAACCACAAGCCGCTGCTGCGGTACTTCCCCGAGTTGGCGCCGTCGCTGACATCCATCCCCGCCAGCACGGTCATCGACGGCGAGGTGGTGGTGGTCAACGAGCACGATCGGCTCGACTTCGACCTGCTCCAGAACCGAATTCACCCGGCCGCCTCCCGGGTGGACCGCCTGGCGGAGGAGACCCCGGCATCGCTCGTGGTGTTCGATCTGCTCGCCGACGACGGCGACGACCTGCGCCCTTCACCGTTCTCGGAGCGTCGCCGCCGCCTGGAGGCCCTGTTCCCGAAGCTCGACGGTCGCTGGCACCTGACCCCGTCGACCACCGACCGCACGGTCGGTGAGCGCTGGTTCCACGAGTTCGAGGCGGCCGGCTGCGACGGCATCGTCGCCAAGGCCCTCGACGGTGCGTACGCCGAAGGCAAGCGCGAGATGATCAAGGTCAAGCACCGCCGCACCGTGGACTGTGTGGTCGGCGGATACCGGGTCCACAAGGACGGCAAGGGGGTCGGCTCGATCCTGCTCGGCCTCTACGACGGCGACGCCCTCCATTTCATCGGCCACTGCTCCGGGTTCGCCGATCATGACCGGGTCGCCATCCTCCGACTGCTCGAGGAGATTCGCTCAGACGACTCGTTCGGCTCGGCCGATCAGGTGCGCCGCCCCGGTGCCGAGAGCCGCTGGAGTGGTGACAAGGACCTGTCCTGGGAGCCCGTCGAGCCAGGCATCGTCGCCGAGGTCTCCTACGACCAGCTCACCGCCAACCGATTCCGCCACGCCACCCGCTTCGAGCGCTGGCGCCCCGACAAGGACCCGCAGCAATGCACCATGGACCAGTTGAAACGCCCCGAGGGGACTGGGTTTGGTGGGGTGGTTGGGAGCGGGTAGCAGCCAGTGGCGAGGGGCGAGTGGCCAGGGTCGCGTCATGGGGTCCACGTAGGGTTTGCCCTCCCCCCTCCCCGCCGCTCGCTTCGCTCCCGGCGGTACTCCCCCCTTCGGGGGGAGGGACCGCAAGAGAGAGGTGATGACCGGGAGTGCCGCCTCTGTTTGCGGTCCCCTCCCCTGAAGGGGGAGGTGGCAGCGGCCTCTGGCCGCTGACGGAGGGGGAGGGCTGACGCGTCGCGGGGGGCTGGCAACTCGTTGTCAGACGAGACATTCTCTACGGATGGCAAGGCCCCCTCGTGATCCGCTCGCCGCTGAGCGTGCCCGAACACTGCGGCGTAGGCAGACCAATGTCGAGGCTCGTCTCTGGGTCCGTCTTAGGGGCGGTCAGTTGGGCGTCCGATTCCGACGGCAGGTGCCGATGGGTCAGTGGATCGTTGACTTCGCCTGTTTCGCCCCCAAGCTCGTCATCGAAGTGGACGACGGGTCTCACGATGGCCGGGACGAGTCGGAACGCACTCGGTACCTGGAGTCCTTGGGTTTTGCAGTGGCTCGTTTCGACAACAGGGACATCTTCGAGATCGACGTGGCGGTCCACGCCCTCGAAGTGGCGATAGCGGCACTGCGGAAGGGTGAACCGCTCCCTTGGTGATCGGTCCCTCTCGCGGGCCGACGCGTCGCGGGGTCTCCGTAGTGTTTGCCCTCCCCCCTCCCCGCCGCTCGCTTCGCTCGCGGCGGTACTCCCCCCTTCGGGGGGAGGGACCGCAGGAGAGAGGTGATGACCGGAAGTCCTGCCTCTGTTTGCGGTCCCCTCCCCTGAAGGGGGAGGTGGCAGCGGCCTCTGGCCGCTGACGGAGGGGGAGGGCTTCCTGCGGTCCCCTCCCCTGAAGGGGGAGGTGGCAGCGGCCTTGCCGCTGACGGAGGGGGAGGGCTTCCTGCAGTCCTTTCTGCGGTTCCCTCCCCTGAAGGGGGAGGTGGCAGCGGCCTCTGGCCGCTGACGGAGGGGGAGGGCTGACGCGTCGCGAGGCCCAATGACTCCTGGTCCCTCGCTACTCGCTACTCGCTACTCGCTACTTCCTCTTCTTGCTGGGCTGGACCCGACGCGGCTCTCCGGGTTGCTTTCGGTAGTGGGGGGGCCAGGGGGCGTCGCCCAAGCCGCGTTCTTCGTCGGCGGCCACCATGTCGAGGAGCGGGGTCAGGTCGCCCGGGTCGTCGTCGATGCCATCGGTGAGGTCCCCGACCTCGGCGAACCGGTCCTTGAAGCCCATCAGGTCGAGTGCCTGAGGGTCGATGCTGTCGAGTTCGTCCCAGGTGAAGGGGACCGAGACCAGTCCTGTCTGGCGAATGCTGTACGCCGAGGCGATCGTCTTGTCGCGGGCGTTCTGGTTGTAGTCGACGAACACGCCGCTCCGCTCCTCCTTCCACCATTCGGTGGTGGCGAGGTCCTCGGTGCGGCGTTCCAGTTCCCGACCGACCGTCAGAACAGCCCGACGCGCCTGGAAGTAGTCCCAGTCGGGCCGGATGCGCGCGTAGATGTGGATGCCGCGTGACCCGGACGTCTTCGGCCAGCCGACCAGGCCCTTCTCATCGAGGAGCGCCCGCGTGGCCCTGGCGACCTCCCGGCAATGGTCGAAGCCGAAGCCCTCGGTGGGGTCGAGATCGAAGCGCAGTTCGTCCGGATGGTCCAGGTCGTCGACTCGGGCCGTCCACGGGTTGAGGTCGATGACACCGAGTTGGACCTGCTCGACGATGTCGGCGACATCCTCGACATACGGCATCACTCCGGGCTGCGCCGACGGGAACTCGACCGGCGCCGAGTGAGTGATCGTCGACGGAGCCCGCTTGTTGAAGAAGAAGTCACCGCCGACACCATCCGGCCAGCGCTTCAGGGAGGTGGGCCGCCGGTCCACGCCTCGTACCGCGCCGTCGGCGCACATCAGGTAG encodes:
- a CDS encoding ATP-dependent DNA ligase; translation: MSHPFEPPITPMEAKVRVELPKGDWAYEPKWDGFRAVAWSEPIRLDSRNHKPLLRYFPELAPSLTSIPASTVIDGEVVVVNEHDRLDFDLLQNRIHPAASRVDRLAEETPASLVVFDLLADDGDDLRPSPFSERRRRLEALFPKLDGRWHLTPSTTDRTVGERWFHEFEAAGCDGIVAKALDGAYAEGKREMIKVKHRRTVDCVVGGYRVHKDGKGVGSILLGLYDGDALHFIGHCSGFADHDRVAILRLLEEIRSDDSFGSADQVRRPGAESRWSGDKDLSWEPVEPGIVAEVSYDQLTANRFRHATRFERWRPDKDPQQCTMDQLKRPEGTGFGGVVGSG
- a CDS encoding DUF559 domain-containing protein encodes the protein MARPPRDPLAAERARTLRRRQTNVEARLWVRLRGGQLGVRFRRQVPMGQWIVDFACFAPKLVIEVDDGSHDGRDESERTRYLESLGFAVARFDNRDIFEIDVAVHALEVAIAALRKGEPLPW
- a CDS encoding ATP-dependent DNA ligase; amino-acid sequence: MAKSETTVEAAGRAVRVSSPDKVLFPDHGWTKLDVAEHYLMCADGAVRGVDRRPTSLKRWPDGVGGDFFFNKRAPSTITHSAPVEFPSAQPGVMPYVEDVADIVEQVQLGVIDLNPWTARVDDLDHPDELRFDLDPTEGFGFDHCREVARATRALLDEKGLVGWPKTSGSRGIHIYARIRPDWDYFQARRAVLTVGRELERRTEDLATTEWWKEERSGVFVDYNQNARDKTIASAYSIRQTGLVSVPFTWDELDSIDPQALDLMGFKDRFAEVGDLTDGIDDDPGDLTPLLDMVAADEERGLGDAPWPPHYRKQPGEPRRVQPSKKRK